The sequence ATATTCCGCAGAGCACCAGGATGATTCTGGCCAACGCGCTGTACTTTAAGGCCTTCTGGGAGACGGACTTTATCGAATCGGCCACCCGGCCAGATAACTTCTATCCGAACGGCGAGGGAACTGAGCCAGTGGTGAGGGTCCAGATGATGGCCACGGGAGGATCGTATCCCTACCACGAGGATCACGAGCTTGGCTGCAAGATCATTGGGTTGCCCTACCGGGGAAACCTGAGCACCATGTATATCATCCAGCCCTTTAAGTCGTCGGTGGTCGAACTTATGACACTACAGAAGCGTTTGACACCGGAGAAGGTGGAGGATTTGATCAGCAGGATGTACAGACGGCAGGCACTGGTGGCGTTCCCGAAGATGCACCTCACCGAGTCGGTGAATCTGAAGACAGTCATGCAGAAAATGGGTCTGGGCGGCATCTTCAGCACCGTGCAGAATGATCTCTCCCTGATCGCCACAAACGAGGTCTCCAGGACGAGTTCGCTGGGCGGAAATAGCCTGCAGAACCTGGAGGCCCAGCGAAGAGCCGGAGCGGGAGGGGCTCAATCCGATTTGGTTGTGGACGACATCGTCCACAAAGTCGACTTCACCGTTAACGAGCAGGGAACGGAGGCGGCGGCGTCTACAGTCACGTACCTCAAGAAATCCGGACCAGATGTCCTCTTCCGTGGAGACACTCCATTCATGGTGCTAGTGCGCCACGATCCCACCAAACTGGTACTGTTCTAAATGAGCCACCAGCAGCCGTTTAATCCCAGGGATCTTATATTATTAAGCGTTAGTTCCTAAGATAGTTGACTTTTTAGTTAGGAAGCCAAGAAATCATTTTAAATTATAcgaaataataaattaaacaataatATGTATAGTAAAACTAGCCATggtatattttattattggaTGCACTGACCTTGCAAAAGTGGATCATACACTTAActggttttggaatttatcgCATGTATTTAATCTTTCAATTCTTGTTTACTTAATTTGATTAGGCTCGCATTAATTACTAATCTAATTGTGTCACTTACAATACTAACTTTATATCAGGCTGATACTAACTTTTGAACTATGCGATTTCATTCTTTTTTGCGCGATCGTTTACCTGTTAAGGGTCTGTCCATAAATTACGTAACTGTTCTTCCGATTTTTGAGCTCCCTTCCACCATGTAATCAATTTGTTAAGCAAAAAATGGATTTGCTTCGCAGGCGTAATTATTTGGCTGACACCCCCACACCATGTGAATCGATCTTTTAATCCATACCACAAGGAATCAAAATAGTTTTATTTGATACTTATTTCTGCAAAAGAAAATGGTGCCTTATCTTTATATTATAGGTTATTATTACACATCTTTAGAAATACATTAAGCCTATTTCACTATAGCGAAtacctttttgtttttacttgtTGTTTTCTTGCAAAATAAGTAAGCTAACTGACAAACCTGAACAATGCAAGGATGAAAACGATAAATAAACTAAACAGATAGATGCTATCAACATTTTATAAGTGAAAAGTAACGATACAATGTGAAATATCTAACATCTATCTTGTTTTGGGGAAATGTtgttaaattcaaattaacaTCTGACCAACCGTTCTGATAGCCAACCGGTTATGTTAACTTACCGGTTGCGCCGAACATACTTCTGTTAATCGGAACAGCTGTTCTCCCTTGCAAACTTTCCAACACTTATTTTAGCTGAAATTTCAATTGGAATTTGTTTCGCCAAAAAAGTATCATTTTAGTAAAAAGTAGACGTaaactaaatataaaatcCAATCCAATAAAATGATGTCCCTTCCCGACACGGACAGTGAGGATGAGCTGCCACCCGGCTGGGAGGAGCGGGCCACCGATGACGGCACAGTTTGCTATGTGAAGTAAGTCCAATGGTCATGTGAAGTCGTAAACAAAagataatataatttaattatatttacaTATCTTTAGCCAACAGGGCAAAACCTCACAGTGGACACACCCGCGGACAGGTCGCTCCAAGCGGATTACGGGGGAGTTGCCCTTGGGCTGGGAGAAGTACTACGATGAGCAGGGAAAGCGGTTCATGTTCCTGAACAAGGAGACGCAGCAGCGAACGAATGTGGATCCTCGCCTGGCCTTCGCCGTGGAGGAGCCCACGCAGAATGTGGCCCAGGTCCGCCAGAGATTTGACTCCTGCTCCACCGCCCTGCAAGTCCTGCATGGCAAGGATTTGCACGGACGCACGGCCTTGATTACGGGTGCCAATTGCGGCATTGGCTTCGAAACTGCCCGTTCGCTGGCTCAACATGGTTGTGAGATCATCTTCGCCTGCCGAAACAGAACCTCCGCCGAGGCAGCCATCGAAAGGATTGCCCAGGAACGACCCGCAGCCCGTTCCCGCTGTCGATTTGCCGCACTTGACCTCAGTTCCTTGCGATCAGTCCAGCGATTTGTCAGGGAAATCAAGCAAAGCGTTAGGTAAGCTTAAAGAAGCTCTAACTCAAATAGCACATAGTTTAAACTTTATAAATGCATTGCAGCCACATTGATTATCTCATCCTGAACGCGGGCGTATTTGCACTGCCCTACACAAAGACGGAGAATGGTCTGGAAACCACATTCCAAGTCTCGCACCTGTCCCATTTCTACCTGACATTGCAACTGGAGACGCTGTTTGATTACAAGACACGGATCGTTGTGCTGTCATCCGAGTCGCACAGGTAAATATAAATTCCCCTACTTGAGCACGTAAATAGGTACACATATGTAAGCTATGGCAGTTCTGGAATGTAAGATGTTCCTATCTCTAATTCCTATAAATGAATACCGGAAACATAATTCCTAAAATTGTGAAAAAATTAGGCGCAAAGAAATCCCAGGACaccttaaaaataaaaacgttttGACTTAAAGGTTCCATAAGTACCACGGTTTTAAGGCAAAAgtgtttttatattatttatttatttatgaccctataaagtattaaattaaatcaCCTCTTAACAAGGTCACGGGGTCGTGACGATCGTACCTTTAACATACAAAAGCTCTGATATGAAATTTAATGACAAAAAATTCTTGtatatttgaaaaaataaatacactttctaaaatgttttcattctGTCCGATTCAGCAAAACATCGAAGCTTCTTGCATACAAAGGCATATTCTATTGCGATGTGCCGAAAGAGAACAtgaaagtttatttatttacgacACCATTCAAATGTTTCCAAGACCTTAAAATAGAGTTTAGATTGGCACAAACAATATTCAAAGATCACGCACCGTAAGTTTTCTAAACTGATAAAAGTAAGCACTTTTGTTGATTAATAACTTTcaattgttatttttttaacaaattttaCAATTATGTAAAGCAGCCGTGAATATTTTAACAAATCTTTTCAACAACATATATCACAGGTTTGTAGCTTTAGGGGTTCAGAAGTTACGGCTTTTCGAAatttagctatttatagctgtttCCCGCTAAAActgcgggtttttccaaaaatgGTAAAACTTAAGTTTCTTAAATGCATCTGTTTAATACCATATACAATTTCCAGGACGCTAAAACAACGTTTTAGGACAAACACACAAACTGACAAACAGAATAAAGTTATCATTTTGAAAAGTACCCAATATCTTGTTTGGTCAAAACTCTTGAACGGAGCATCGGATTCTAACAAACGTGGTGTCCTTCGACGCATATTATCACCAGGAATTCAAAAAGTGCAGGTCCCAAAAGCTTcgattttataaattttaactttTACACTTTTATTGATCTATTTCCATAACCAATTAATTATCTTAAAGTCATGGTCTGCAATCCTTTAAGTGTTTGCTATACCTTTCGATCAGAGTACCACTCGCTAGGATCTGACTATCACAGCAGATTTAAAATTATGCTGCTATATGGTGCGCTTCGTTactacgtggactgccgtccactgtgatgtacatatattcttgatcgggGTCAGtaaccgagtcgatctagccatgtccgtccgtataaacgctgagatATCGGAACAATAAAGTCTTTAAAGTTAAGATTAAGCGTACAGTTTATAGGGATTCTTTAGCGGCAATAGTTTGTTTCAGCGGAAACATAACGTCTCAATGGACAAATTTGTAATTGACCATATGATCCGGTTAAGTGTGGTAAGATATAGTCCGTGTGGCTACTTATTTCTGATATAAGTTGGTATGGTGGGTATTTTCATTGCTGGATTTATTTGGCAAAAAGTTTAAGTTATTGATTTCTAATCAATGATTAGAAACCGTAAAGTTACGAAAATAGTTGGGTTAGGGtgggggttttttttttgataacaTTGTTTTAGCAGAAAAACAAAGGGAAAAAAATAACGCTGTGAAAATTCGTAGTAGGAATTAGATAAAAATATTCCAATAAAAATAGCCACACTCacattcaaaatatttatttagtgtatatattatattattaggAATGTACTTACCTGATTCAATAAACACTAGCACCTTACACTGAAATATTTGTCGTCTTTTACACAATGTCAAGCTCACAATGATTTATCGATAACTACGCTTGCTTGCACAACAGGCGCATTTCGCATTTCAAAAATAGAAATACAATTATTGGTATCGACGTGACCCTggatttggtcaaaatgacacTAATtaggataaaaaaaaattgtttcataCAATGTTGTATACTTTTGACACTCATACATCCTAGGTGTAGTGTTATTTTCACTCACACTTATCAAATTGACACTCgaagattttttttgggtgtaggAACTATCGGAAAATTGtttggaaaataataagaaacaaattatagcttcggtgttttttgacatattgtcttatactattgggaataacattttttgtatttttaagaattttgaattaaagtttgtaattataactgcaagggtattcaaactttggcttgccgaagttaacttcctttcttgttttatcataaatttatatatacatttttaaaagggTATGTTAACTTACCTTGTGAAAAGGTTTAAAAGTGgattgaaaaatattattaatatacaaatttaaagtCGGTCGGTTTTCTCTCACTGctccatttttttaaatttgcaaTTGTTTTaatcatttacattttttattgccGGCACTGTAAATCTCGTTTTGAGCGCAAGCATTTGCCATTATTGCAACCTGTTTTtgtataaaatgtattttactaAAATCACAAGgggattttttttaattgaaattaagTTTTGGCACATGTCAtattctaaaaatatttatatttgattACATTTATGACAAGAATAAAAAGAAAGTACCTATAAATGGTTACGATTAAGTTTTTTTCTGTTAAATTCAGATTGAGTTTTTATTATATCTATATTAcgattgatttaattttggaTAATGTCACTTAAATTGCCATATGAACATCATTAAGCATTTTTAAAGCCATTATAATTAACTCAAGCACGGTAACggtaaattaaaatacaacTAGATCTCTAAgatttcaaaatttaaaaaaagtagAATTTGTTGGATACTTCATAGTCGACACCCTCGGCTTTGAAAATGTGTCTGGCATGCCAAGTCGtctcttttatttttgcaaGTTGATTGCACTTTTATGAATCTACATAGTGGACTTTGGACCGACCGGTTTCTTTTCGCGCTTTGGGGCCAAACTATTCATAGCCCAGGCCAGAAATAAATGTATTCCGCCTCGGTCATGCCGACTagtgtagtgttttccaaaaTGTTTTTCTGTCTGCCTCGCATCTCTCGTTGTTTTGTTTACAAAAGATGTTTTTCGGTTTGGTCCGATTTGAAGGCGAAACGTAATTGAACTCGGCTTggaatatattattttttcccaACCAAAGGCTTCGCTTACATTTTGTGCTGCGCACTCTCAAACAAAGGCCCAAAGAAAAATAATTACGACTGTGACGCAGCTGTGACTGTATTATCAAAACCATAACCACTTCCCCAGTCCATCTGCTCCCCCTCACTGGTTCGTTCATAAAGCCATATGATCCCCCTCACGTGCAGATGTAACCACAGTGGAATAAACAAGTTAAACAGgtcttaaaaaattttattattattattaaccaacccataaaataataatattgaaacaTATACAAGCCTAAAGAAagacttttttaaatttatatttaagtttATTGTACAAGCAAATAATTATTGAATTTTGACATGATAAACTTCTGTTGCACTGTTCAAATCAAGACCGCGAGTTAAGGCAAATTCAATCAGCCACCCACAATTCCCCTAATCTGCGCTAACTCGCTTAATTAGATTGATTAATTTAGGGGAACGTATGACCCACTGTGCATGCtgtcaaaaaaataaataaatcatggGTGAACGAATCTCGTGAGGCAACGGAAGAACGATACAACAACACTAAATTGGGGTATGTAGTTGTTATTGGAGGTGGTTTTGTATCTGCTGCGTTCGTTGCTTTGCTCACGTACAACATTTTTGGCTTCATGGAGCGGGCACATACATATCCATATCTTTCTCACCAGGGCGAACGTGCAACAAAAGTCTCGTGCGCCATTTGGAGTACTCGCGGATAGTCATGTATGCCACCAAAACCGTTCAGATATGATGAATTACACTCAGTTTTTATTGGGGTCAATGCGAGCAATCATAAGTCGGTGCTAACTGATAATCACTTTCAAACggcacaaaaacaaatataattgtTTTCACACCATAGAATGATGtagaaaatattaattaacCACATTTTTCCCAGAGATGCAGAAAAAACCAAAACGTTTTTTGTGTTTGTATGGCttcttatatttttcttaattttaatctcattatttttaaatttattccATAATAagatgtacaatgtacattgTAAATATCTTCCAATCtgataaataatataaaaagatATAACATACAATTAATTAAGATACATTTAGATAATTAAGATAATGTTCATCATCTAAAAGTCCACGTCAAATGGCAAATAAACAGATTATCGTTTTGCAATTTAAACGAGTTTCATCGGCCATTTATCAGtatgcaaatatttttaatttgttcaAATACATGCAGCCAGACCCGACAAAGAACACTTACTTGCTCAGCCAGCACCTAccacaacaaacaaaaaacaacgaCAATGGGTTATATTTATTATGGATGCCGAGTACGGCCCATACTTATAAATAAGACTGAATTTGCATACATTTTGCGACGTTATATTTACATCGCCCCCAAGCCGAGCGCAAAGATTCAATGAAAACAAATCCAAAGTCCAAAATGTACGCGGAGGTTTCTGTGGATAGAAATGTTTTCATGTTGCGGGTTCGGGAACTATGCGACTTGCACATGCGCTATCCGTGAAAATGC is a genomic window of Drosophila suzukii chromosome 2L, CBGP_Dsuzu_IsoJpt1.0, whole genome shotgun sequence containing:
- the Wwox gene encoding WW domain-containing oxidoreductase, with the translated sequence MMSLPDTDSEDELPPGWEERATDDGTVCYVNQQGKTSQWTHPRTGRSKRITGELPLGWEKYYDEQGKRFMFLNKETQQRTNVDPRLAFAVEEPTQNVAQVRQRFDSCSTALQVLHGKDLHGRTALITGANCGIGFETARSLAQHGCEIIFACRNRTSAEAAIERIAQERPAARSRCRFAALDLSSLRSVQRFVREIKQSVSHIDYLILNAGVFALPYTKTENGLETTFQVSHLSHFYLTLQLETLFDYKTRIVVLSSESHRFANLPVENLAVHHLSPSPEKYWSMMAYNNAKLCNVLFAQELAQRWKQRGISVFSVHPGNMVSTDISRNYWFYRLLFAIVRPFTKSLQQAAATSIYCATANELTGLSGLYFNNCFFCEPSKLSKSASLQQQLWQLSENLISELLEEEQH